Below is a window of Niabella agricola DNA.
ACCATGCAGTCCACGGAAGAAAAAAATGATCGATAACCCAGGGCATAAAGTTGCGTTTTTGAAAAAAGGAATCTTTAGACATAGCGGCCGGCATTTGCAGGAAAACGGGATCAACACATTATTTTTCGGTGGCTCTAAAATACGGGTTTACTAAAAGGGATTGCAATGATCAAAATCATTGATTTGTTTGACGGATATTAGCTATCGTGGGCAATAAATGGTTGAAATCTTGCCGGAAGTATGATGTTCCTTCAGGCTGTCTGCTGATACGGGTTAGAAAATGATTTGACCGCGCTCATTGACTAAGAAATCATGCAGGCCTATTTTTGACATACTTTAACGACGCAACCGGGTAATGTATGTACCCGGATATTTTCGTCTGGGTAAAATACTTTTATGAAAACGATACTGGTTCTCGTTGATTTTTCCAAGGCAGCTTTAAATGCAGTTAACTACGGCGTAGAAATAGCCATAGCCAGTAAAGCCAGCCTGTTGCTGTTATATGTATGTGATTTGCCTGTTAACTTTACCCAGGTGCCCGTTTCCCTGGTTATGGATGATGATCGTCTGAACGCCGAAGCAGAACTGATAAAATTAAAAGTAAAAATTCACCGGAGAACACATGGCGCGCTCAGTATCTTTAGTGAAGTGCGCAACGGTAATTTTTTTCGGAAGTGAAATCGTTTGTGAGCACGTCAGGCCCTATATGGTCATCATGGGCAGCCAGGGAACCTCCATGGGCAGAAAAACTGGTGTTTGGGAGGCATACGGTCTATGAAATGCGGCATCTACCCTGGACATTGCTTGCAGTACCCTACAAGACAAGGTTCTCAGGAATAAAGAAAATTGCTCTTGCCTGGGATTTCCGGAACCCGATGAGTATGGTATCTGTTGAAAAAGCGAGTCAGCTTGTGCTGGATTTTGGTGCGGAATTGCATATCGTCAGCGTGGCCGGCGGGAAGGATGCTTTATCATTTGATAGCGAGGTGCTGAAATCAAAAATCGGTTTTCGCGCCTTACTCCCGTAATTCACTACCTCGAAGGCAAAAAAGTTGCGGGAAACATAATAACCTATGTTGAGAATAACGGATTCGACTTATTAATGATCTTTCCTAACGAATACTCCCTGCTCGAAGATCTGATATTCGCTTCCCATACCAAAAAATTTGTTCTTCATTGCAGTGTGCCTGTTGTGGCGTTACATCCGTAGTTAACGTATGCGTTGCGGACTGTTCCATGAAAGATGTTTACGGTGAAACAGGCGAAACAGCGGCAGAAGTACTGATGCCTGTAATCTTCGGGAATGATGCATGTCATTAAAATCCAGCGCCCGGCAGCATAGCTTTGAATGGTAAAATAAATATCATGAACATGAACCTTGCTCAACAGCGATCCATCGCCGATATTCAGTCGGACTTTAGAAAGCGGTATCCCTATTTAAAGCTTAATTTTTACAAGCATCCCCATTTGCAGGGGAAGGGTCGCGGCTCAACGATAAATTAGATGCGCAATCGCCGATCATAACCACAGAATCCTCAACAGGAAACCTGCCGATCAGTTTAGAAGCTGATCAGACAGTGGCGGACTTCGAATCTGCGTTTTTCCAAAAGACAGGTATCGCTGTACAGGTTTTGCGGCTGGCCGGTACCGTTTGGATACAGACAACAGAAACGGACGATTTAACCCTGCAGCAGCAGAATAAAAAGGGATATGAAGATAGCACGCGCATCGTAGCTGAAGAAGCGAAGGATTATGGTTTACAGGACGATGATTAGCCGTTATGGAGTAGATGGAAATAATATATAATAATTACAGCGGGCTGACGCAGCTGATTTTTAATGGTAAACAATAATGGCGCAGATGACGATTGAATATAAGACTGCAGACAGTGCATTGGAGCTAATCAAAAGCGGGGACCGCGTCTTTGTGCATGGAAGTGCTGCAACTCCCAGGTTTCTGGTAAACAAATTACTGGCAAAAGCCGGAACACTCAAGAATATTGAACTGACCTGTATTAGTACATACGGCGAGATTGACTGGAATCGACCGGAAGTAATTGATAACGGCTTTTTTATAAATTCATTATTTGTGTCTTCAAACGTTCGGGAATGGGTGAACGGGCCTAATGGGAATTATGTACCCGTTTTTTTAAGCGAAATCCCGAACCTGTTTGAAGAAGGTTTTTTGAAACTCAATGTTGCCATTGTACAGGTTTCACCCCCCGACCGGCACGGCTATTGTACCTTAGGGACTTCTGTCGATGCGGCGCTTTGTGCGGTAAGAATGGCGCCGGTGGTAATCGCACAGGTAAACCCGCAAATGCCAAGAGTTATGGGAGACGGTGTGATTCATTATTCTGAATTTACGGCGATGGTTTGGCAGGATAGTTCGCTCCCCGAGGTTGATTATAGCCTGGATACAGACGAAACAGCAGTCAGAATCGGCAAGCATGTAGCTTCTTTAATTGAGGATGGAGCGACTCTTCAAATGGGCATTGGGACGATTCCGGATGCGGTGCTGAAGCAGCTTTCGGGGCATAAAGGGCTTGGTGTGCATACCGAAATGTTTTCTGACGGGCTGGTGCCGTTGGTAGAGCAGGGGGTGATTACCAATGAATATAAAAAAGTGCAACCGGGCAGAATTGTTACCAGTTTTATTCTTGGCACACGAAAGGTATATGACTTTGTAAACGACAATCCATTTGTAAACTGTATGGATGTTGCTTTTGTAAATGACAGCGACGTCATCCGCAGAAATCCAAAAGTGGTGGCCATTAACAGTGCTATTGAAATTGATCTTACCGGCCAGATCTGTGCCGATTCGATCGGTACCTACCAGTATTCGGGAATTGGCGGGCAAATGGATTTTATGCGGGGCGCTTCTTTGTCTGTGGGCGGGAAGCCCATTATTGCAATGCCATCGGTAACACGAAATGGTGTTTCCCGAATTGTATCTTTTTTAAAGCCCGGTGCCGGTGTTGTTACTACAAGAGGGCATGTGCACTTTATTGCTACCGAGTTTGGTATTGTAAATCTGTATGGCCGGAATATGGAACAGCGGGCCCGGCTGCTGATTAGCATTGCACATCCGGATCACCGGGAGCAGTTAGAGCAGGCTTACTATGAACGATTCCAGAAATTGTATACTGCAGTAAAATAAAAACTGCTTGATGCTTCATGCCTGCAGGTTACCGGCTTGGCTTAAAGAATGATGGGCGCATTTCTTTTAAATGCGTTGTTTTTAAGTTGATAGATATATTCAAAATGCTTATAAGCAGTAGTAGCAGGGCGATCCATTGAATGATTGTTCGTGTTTTCATAAACGGAAGGTTCAGTAGCAATACCCCGATCAATACAGCACATAAGCCTTCTGCAGATAACAGGTACCGACTTTTTAGTTCTTTTTTTTGAAGCAGGGATTGGATCATCTTTAAACCGCCCCAACAGATGGCCCAAATGCCGGAGAAATATGCGAACAGGAAAAAGTTTAGTAATGGATTAAACAGCATCAGTATGCCGAACAAGCTATTTAGTATACCCTCGGCAAGCATCCAGTCGGATCGGTTAAACAGGGCGCCCTCAATGTAGTATAAAATTATGAGCAGTAGTCCGTTTAGTAGAATGCCGATCCCTGAAAGCTTGATCAGTTGAAGATAGCTGTTCCATGGATAAGCGAAGATATAAAAGCTTATGCCAATCAACAGAAGACTTGCAGCGAGGGGTATGATCCATAGCGGCAGCTTATTTATCCCGGATTTAATGGTAGTTGAATGCATATCGAAGTGTTATTTGAGTAAAACTGAAGTCTTGATTTTTTTTCGTTGAGCAAGCTATGTTTTATCGAAGTGGTGATCAATGAGGGGCATTGGAACGGCTGATGATACGGTCATGGTTGTTGGACTGCCCCTAATGAACCAAACTGTGTTTTAATAAGCATCATTTGACAGGTTGATCGTTGTCATAGGTATTGCACCGAACGTGGTCGTATTTTTAATTCACAGGTATGTTGAAAGTATTGTTTATATCCAACGGTATTGATATTGAGCGTGGAGCATTTGAGTTTGTAAAGGAAATGAATCGAAGAGTGCCAGTGTTTTTGTACGAGGTCTTTTTGCCAAAACGTTCCCCGGGGGATTGGTTGCTGCGTGCGGACCCCTTTTTCCTGCTTCCCCCTTATAAATCTCAGACGCAGGAGCGGCTGGTTATGGCTGCCTGCAGGTTTTCAGATTTATGCCGGGAGTATGATATCCGGCATTCCAGCTATTTGGGGAAGGGCGAGGCCCCGGTATCTAAACTTGAAAATGAAAGCCGGTATGCGGATCTGCTGGTACTTGGCGATGCACTTTTTCAACAGAGAAGCACGTCATACAGGTGGCCGCATCTAGCTAAAATACTACGCTATTGCGAATACCTGGTAATCGTCGTTCCCGACCATTTTCAATTTTCCAACGGGAACGTCATTGCTTTTGACGGAAGCGCTTCCGCGGTTTATGCCCTTAAACAGTTTTCTTATTTGTTGCCTGATTTGGTGGCCACACGACAGTTCTTATAAATGTTGGCCTTAGGCATTATAAAAATGAAAGGCAGAACAGAAGCGATTTAAACAACCTTGCGATGAATCATTATCCTTCGCTTGATTCGGCTTATTTGAAGCTGAACACGGACCTCGAATTGACGGAATGGATGGCCGGCCAGCAGTCGGTGATACGCATTGTCGGTGCCTGTGGCCGATCGTGGGGAGCGCAACTGGTTATAAAGAGCTTTATTTCTGTATTGCTTAAGGATAAAGGCGTTCCTCTGTTTGCTGCGCATA
It encodes the following:
- a CDS encoding DUF308 domain-containing protein, whose product is MHSTTIKSGINKLPLWIIPLAASLLLIGISFYIFAYPWNSYLQLIKLSGIGILLNGLLLIILYYIEGALFNRSDWMLAEGILNSLFGILMLFNPLLNFFLFAYFSGIWAICWGGLKMIQSLLQKKELKSRYLLSAEGLCAVLIGVLLLNLPFMKTRTIIQWIALLLLLISILNISINLKTTHLKEMRPSFFKPSR
- a CDS encoding universal stress protein, whose amino-acid sequence is MKTILVLVDFSKAALNAVNYGVEIAIASKASLLLLYVCDLPVNFTQVPVSLVMDDDRLNAEAELIKLKVKIHRRTHGALSIFSEVRNGNFFRK
- a CDS encoding acetyl-CoA hydrolase/transferase family protein, translating into MTIEYKTADSALELIKSGDRVFVHGSAATPRFLVNKLLAKAGTLKNIELTCISTYGEIDWNRPEVIDNGFFINSLFVSSNVREWVNGPNGNYVPVFLSEIPNLFEEGFLKLNVAIVQVSPPDRHGYCTLGTSVDAALCAVRMAPVVIAQVNPQMPRVMGDGVIHYSEFTAMVWQDSSLPEVDYSLDTDETAVRIGKHVASLIEDGATLQMGIGTIPDAVLKQLSGHKGLGVHTEMFSDGLVPLVEQGVITNEYKKVQPGRIVTSFILGTRKVYDFVNDNPFVNCMDVAFVNDSDVIRRNPKVVAINSAIEIDLTGQICADSIGTYQYSGIGGQMDFMRGASLSVGGKPIIAMPSVTRNGVSRIVSFLKPGAGVVTTRGHVHFIATEFGIVNLYGRNMEQRARLLISIAHPDHREQLEQAYYERFQKLYTAVK